From Calditrichota bacterium, one genomic window encodes:
- a CDS encoding amino acid adenylation domain-containing protein: MNNKKQKNIEAIYPLSPMQQGMLFHTLYEPGSSTYFEQIYFNLIGDLDVKLFQQALQKTVDRHAVLRTSFVWKKLDKLLQVVHKDVELPFTFEDWRTKSKKQQEQDFQKILSTEKEKGFDLAQPQLIRVSLFQITDTNFQILWNNHHILFDGWSVPVIFKDVFTYYEMFRLGHDMPLPPAKPFREYVAWLQKQDLKAAENYWSEKLKGLYAPTPLGFQESNNDPNDYGSAHFLIEKEATEKLNTIATQNQVTLNTVIQAAWSILLSRFSDEKDILFGATVSGRPPQLSGVESMVGLFINTLPVRVDLSDDKNISALLKEIQKTGVEIRDFEYSPLVQVQQWSDIKNKELFKSIVVFENYPVEKSMQEQQLSIKADNFKSFEQTNFPLTVAVAARDDMTIDFAFQKPLFSEDGISRLFCRLKNVLLSFIENPNQKISQVSILDKDEAQFIINEFNQAPIFEIEKSIIELFEESIESSSQKTALIYAGHSNSQASKLTYLELNQKANQLAHFLVDQKISPEEIIAISLRPGIEMIVAMFAIMKAGGAFLPIDPEYPEERLNYIIADSEINIVLTQADLKNKFESVQNCIVIDTIQDRLKTYPQANPGIYPASNNLAYMIYTSGSTGQPKGTMCNYAGIVNLVKHLGSLISHDKKTMLQFASTSFDASIYEIFGALYTQSTLVLADREQMIPGPELVNVLKENKVTNLTLPPSVLSLLREEYFPDLKNIVSGGEALSPDLARHWANKNVSVINAYGPTENAVCSTTYVVDINDFENSVPIGKPLSNNHAYILDEQLNIVPVGFPGELHFSGKTLARGYYNRPSLTSEKFIPNPFSKNPGERLYKTGDLCRYRKDGHIEFLGRIDNQVKVRGFRIELGEIEFAINEITGINDCIVIVRENEQSEPAILAYYIPADNSKIGSKEIRESLRLNLPEYMVPSAFVEMSSFPLTTHKKIDKKALPEPDLKSIGANNEFVTPRNASEETLAVIWSSILGIEKISVFDNFFDLGGHSLLATKLIARIREAFAIDLPLRNVFENNTIDLLSRQIEIIRRQESDQQLPEITRFDRTNDIPVSLPQQRLWFIDQFSKGNAIYNIPFSTKIKGDLDVTALEKSINQVIARHESLRTSFTDKKGIPFQNISDKIDFELPISDLQQSDSNAVEQESLKRASEIVNWEFDLNNAPLFKIELFKISNNEHILVAVMHHIISDGWSMSILINEVLQNYSDIISGKDSELTDLPIQYADFAAWQQSWLKGPVLEKQISYWKEHLGLSPGVLELNTDFKRPAVQTFNGKNITFTINKELADGIRSFGKKEGLTNYVTLMALFQLLMNRYSGQKQILVGTPVAGRHHSTTQDLIGFFVNTLVIKADFEIPQTFIALAKQIRENMLDAYAHQDVPFEQLVDALQIERDLAHSPLFQVAFIPQDAVTKLPEIPTLDFDSFGVKGVIAKYDLSVYFSEFQDKFIFNLEYNSDLFKRETIDRLASHYQMLLQKIVEEPKSRVDQVEFLSLAEKSITETLNSSDAQFDSHLCAHQRFEKVAEENPENTALVFAKTKLSYGELNQKANQLAHLLIEKGIGFDDIIGIHMNRSLEMVIAMLATMKAGAAYLPLDPSYPQERLKYMIEDSGLKVLLTNQGSNFEFQISNFKLINIENEQENLKKSADKNLNLDINPDNLAYVIYTSGSTGKPKGTMLSHTGLVNLANEQRKAFEIDDKSRILQFASLSFDAATWETVMALLNNAALHLVEREITVSADELVKTLKEQKISTITLPPSVLAVFPDTDLPDLKTIITAGEKCPVEHVKKWQPGRRMVNAYGPTETSVCASMYFTNADEPFDPPIGKNVGNFQLYVLDRNLMRVPIGVSGELCISGVGLARGYLNRPDVTADKFIPNPFSKQNGDRLYKTGDLVKMLPDGNIDFLGRIDQQVKVRGFRIELGEIEASIHTILELKDLYVTVREDNPGDHRITAYTVGENEYDVAEVKSNLLKSLPEYMVPSSFINLEEMPLTPNGKIDKKALPAPEQDRSQLSKKYEAPRNENEEKLALIVSELLHTEKVGIHDSFFELGGHSLLATQFVSRIREEFKVELPLRKLFESPTIMDISNALLSPEAMRADEDEPQIEALDRGGDDNFDELLGELEGLSDEEVQALLDAEEDGDEDREDNG, encoded by the coding sequence ATGAACAATAAGAAACAAAAAAATATTGAAGCCATCTACCCTTTATCACCCATGCAACAAGGGATGCTCTTTCATACATTATATGAGCCGGGCTCTTCTACTTATTTTGAGCAAATCTATTTTAACTTGATTGGTGACCTTGATGTAAAATTGTTTCAACAAGCTTTACAAAAAACAGTTGACCGCCATGCAGTATTGCGTACATCTTTTGTTTGGAAAAAACTGGATAAATTATTACAGGTTGTCCATAAAGATGTTGAGCTTCCATTTACTTTTGAAGACTGGCGTACAAAATCTAAAAAACAGCAAGAACAGGATTTTCAAAAAATTTTATCGACTGAAAAGGAAAAGGGGTTTGATCTTGCTCAGCCCCAACTTATTCGAGTTTCACTTTTTCAGATTACTGATACAAATTTCCAAATTTTATGGAATAACCACCATATTCTTTTTGACGGTTGGTCTGTTCCGGTAATTTTTAAAGATGTTTTCACTTATTACGAAATGTTTCGTCTTGGGCATGATATGCCATTGCCACCTGCAAAACCATTCCGGGAATATGTGGCCTGGTTGCAAAAACAAGATTTAAAAGCAGCAGAAAACTACTGGTCAGAAAAACTAAAAGGATTGTACGCACCGACTCCGCTTGGTTTTCAGGAATCCAACAATGATCCAAATGACTACGGCTCAGCACACTTTCTTATTGAAAAAGAAGCAACCGAAAAACTAAACACAATCGCTACACAAAACCAGGTGACACTTAATACAGTTATTCAGGCTGCCTGGTCAATTTTACTAAGCCGTTTTAGTGACGAGAAAGATATTCTTTTTGGTGCAACCGTTTCAGGCCGGCCACCACAGCTATCAGGTGTAGAATCGATGGTTGGTTTGTTTATAAACACCCTGCCTGTCAGAGTTGATTTGTCTGATGATAAAAATATATCTGCCCTGTTAAAAGAAATTCAAAAAACCGGCGTAGAAATTCGTGACTTTGAATACAGCCCTTTGGTCCAGGTTCAGCAATGGAGCGATATAAAAAATAAAGAACTATTTAAAAGCATTGTTGTTTTTGAAAATTATCCAGTAGAAAAATCAATGCAGGAACAGCAGCTAAGCATTAAAGCTGATAATTTTAAATCTTTTGAACAGACCAATTTTCCTTTAACAGTTGCTGTTGCTGCCCGCGATGATATGACCATCGATTTTGCATTTCAAAAACCTCTGTTTTCAGAAGATGGAATTTCAAGGCTTTTTTGTAGACTGAAAAATGTTCTGCTTTCATTTATTGAAAATCCAAATCAAAAAATTAGCCAGGTATCAATTCTTGATAAAGATGAAGCTCAGTTTATAATAAATGAGTTTAACCAGGCTCCCATTTTTGAAATTGAAAAATCGATAATTGAATTGTTTGAAGAATCAATTGAATCCAGTTCCCAAAAAACAGCTTTAATTTATGCAGGTCATTCAAACTCTCAAGCCAGTAAATTGACTTATCTGGAACTAAACCAAAAAGCCAATCAATTAGCTCATTTCCTGGTTGATCAAAAAATATCACCCGAAGAAATAATCGCTATTTCGCTAAGGCCTGGCATTGAAATGATTGTTGCCATGTTTGCCATAATGAAAGCTGGCGGTGCTTTTCTTCCAATTGATCCCGAATATCCGGAAGAACGGTTAAACTATATAATTGCAGATTCTGAAATAAATATTGTTTTAACTCAGGCAGATCTAAAAAACAAATTTGAATCAGTTCAAAACTGCATCGTTATCGATACAATTCAAGACCGCCTTAAAACGTACCCCCAAGCAAACCCGGGTATATATCCTGCAAGCAACAACCTGGCTTATATGATTTACACGTCCGGTTCAACAGGCCAGCCGAAGGGTACTATGTGTAATTATGCAGGCATAGTAAACCTTGTAAAACACTTAGGCTCTTTGATAAGTCATGATAAAAAAACGATGTTACAATTTGCCTCCACAAGTTTTGATGCATCTATCTATGAAATTTTTGGCGCACTTTATACCCAGTCAACATTAGTTTTAGCAGATCGTGAACAAATGATACCCGGACCGGAACTTGTAAATGTATTGAAGGAAAATAAGGTTACCAATTTAACGCTTCCTCCATCTGTGCTTTCTTTACTTCGCGAAGAGTATTTTCCTGACTTAAAAAATATTGTTTCCGGTGGAGAAGCATTGTCTCCTGATTTAGCACGGCATTGGGCTAACAAAAATGTAAGCGTAATAAATGCTTATGGCCCGACCGAAAATGCAGTTTGCAGCACAACTTATGTTGTTGACATAAATGATTTTGAAAATTCTGTACCTATTGGTAAACCTTTGTCCAACAACCATGCTTATATTCTTGACGAACAACTAAATATTGTTCCGGTTGGATTCCCCGGCGAACTCCATTTTAGTGGAAAAACACTCGCGCGCGGCTATTATAATCGCCCTTCACTTACGTCGGAAAAATTTATTCCAAATCCATTTTCAAAAAATCCCGGTGAAAGGTTGTACAAAACAGGCGATCTTTGCAGATACCGAAAAGATGGGCATATTGAATTTCTTGGCCGGATTGACAACCAGGTAAAAGTTCGTGGGTTTAGAATTGAACTTGGTGAAATTGAGTTTGCTATAAATGAAATTACCGGCATAAACGATTGTATCGTCATTGTCCGTGAAAATGAACAATCAGAACCGGCTATACTGGCTTATTATATTCCTGCGGATAATTCTAAGATTGGATCAAAAGAAATCCGGGAAAGTTTGCGCCTTAATTTACCCGAATATATGGTGCCATCAGCTTTTGTCGAAATGAGTTCTTTTCCATTAACTACTCACAAAAAAATTGATAAAAAAGCTTTGCCAGAGCCTGACCTGAAAAGCATTGGAGCTAATAACGAATTTGTTACTCCGCGAAATGCATCTGAAGAAACTTTGGCAGTTATTTGGTCCAGCATCCTTGGGATAGAAAAAATAAGTGTTTTTGATAACTTCTTTGACCTGGGTGGACATTCGCTTCTTGCGACAAAACTAATTGCCCGCATCCGTGAGGCTTTTGCAATCGATCTGCCCCTGAGAAACGTATTTGAGAATAACACTATTGATCTGTTAAGCAGGCAAATTGAAATTATCCGCCGCCAGGAAAGCGATCAACAGCTGCCTGAAATAACACGATTTGATCGAACAAACGATATCCCTGTTTCATTACCACAACAACGTCTTTGGTTTATTGATCAATTTAGCAAAGGCAATGCCATTTATAACATTCCGTTTTCAACTAAAATCAAGGGTGATCTTGATGTCACAGCTTTAGAAAAAAGCATCAATCAGGTTATAGCCCGGCACGAAAGTTTGAGAACCTCATTTACTGATAAAAAAGGAATACCTTTTCAAAACATATCAGATAAAATTGACTTTGAACTGCCTATCTCTGATCTACAGCAATCTGATTCTAATGCTGTTGAGCAGGAATCTTTAAAAAGAGCTTCTGAGATAGTAAACTGGGAGTTTGACCTAAATAACGCCCCACTTTTTAAAATTGAATTGTTTAAAATTTCAAATAATGAACATATTCTTGTAGCAGTTATGCACCACATTATTTCCGATGGCTGGTCGATGAGTATTTTGATAAATGAAGTTTTACAAAACTATAGCGATATAATTTCCGGTAAAGACTCAGAATTGACAGATTTACCGATTCAATATGCAGACTTCGCTGCCTGGCAGCAGAGCTGGTTAAAAGGCCCTGTTCTTGAAAAACAAATCAGTTATTGGAAAGAACATTTAGGCTTAAGTCCTGGTGTGTTGGAGTTAAACACAGATTTCAAAAGACCTGCGGTTCAAACGTTTAATGGCAAAAATATTACTTTTACAATCAACAAAGAACTGGCTGATGGAATCCGTTCATTTGGTAAAAAAGAAGGGCTTACAAATTATGTAACTTTAATGGCATTATTTCAATTGTTAATGAACCGCTATTCCGGACAAAAACAAATCCTGGTAGGTACACCTGTCGCAGGTCGTCATCATTCCACGACTCAAGACCTGATTGGTTTTTTCGTTAACACTCTTGTTATAAAAGCAGATTTTGAAATTCCTCAGACTTTTATCGCCCTTGCAAAACAAATTCGAGAAAACATGCTGGATGCTTATGCGCATCAGGATGTCCCATTTGAACAATTAGTCGATGCGCTGCAAATTGAACGAGACCTTGCACATTCTCCACTTTTCCAGGTTGCCTTTATTCCGCAAGATGCTGTAACAAAACTACCGGAAATACCAACTTTGGATTTTGATTCTTTTGGTGTCAAAGGCGTTATTGCAAAATATGATTTAAGCGTTTATTTCAGTGAATTTCAAGACAAATTCATTTTTAATTTGGAATACAACAGCGATCTTTTTAAACGGGAAACCATTGATCGCCTGGCATCCCACTACCAGATGCTCCTGCAAAAAATTGTCGAAGAACCAAAAAGCCGCGTTGACCAGGTAGAATTTTTAAGCCTGGCTGAAAAAAGCATAACAGAAACACTAAATTCATCGGATGCACAATTTGATTCTCATTTATGTGCTCACCAACGCTTTGAAAAAGTTGCAGAGGAAAATCCTGAAAACACAGCCCTGGTATTTGCAAAAACAAAACTGTCTTATGGGGAGCTTAACCAAAAAGCAAACCAACTGGCACATCTTCTCATTGAAAAAGGTATTGGCTTCGATGATATAATTGGCATTCACATGAACCGATCACTTGAAATGGTTATCGCGATGCTGGCTACCATGAAAGCAGGTGCTGCCTACTTACCGCTTGATCCGTCTTATCCACAAGAGCGGTTGAAATATATGATTGAGGATTCAGGATTAAAAGTTTTACTTACAAACCAAGGCTCAAATTTCGAGTTTCAAATTTCAAATTTCAAATTGATAAATATTGAAAATGAACAGGAAAATTTAAAAAAATCTGCTGATAAAAACCTGAACCTGGATATTAATCCTGACAATCTTGCATATGTAATTTATACATCCGGTTCAACAGGCAAACCTAAAGGTACGATGCTTTCTCATACGGGTTTGGTGAACCTGGCTAATGAACAAAGAAAAGCTTTTGAGATTGATGACAAAAGCCGGATTTTGCAATTTGCCTCATTGAGCTTTGATGCTGCTACATGGGAAACTGTTATGGCATTATTAAATAATGCAGCCCTGCATCTGGTTGAGCGCGAAATAACAGTATCTGCCGATGAGCTTGTTAAAACACTAAAGGAACAAAAGATTTCTACAATTACACTGCCACCTTCTGTGCTGGCTGTTTTTCCCGATACGGATTTACCTGATTTAAAAACAATAATCACCGCCGGGGAAAAATGCCCCGTTGAACATGTAAAAAAATGGCAACCCGGACGCCGAATGGTCAATGCCTACGGGCCAACTGAAACAAGCGTTTGTGCCTCCATGTATTTCACAAATGCTGATGAACCTTTCGACCCTCCAATTGGAAAGAATGTTGGCAATTTTCAACTTTATGTTTTGGATAGAAATTTGATGCGAGTACCGATTGGTGTTTCGGGTGAACTTTGTATCAGCGGTGTTGGTTTGGCCCGTGGATATTTAAATAGGCCCGATGTAACGGCTGACAAATTTATTCCAAATCCATTTTCCAAACAAAATGGCGATCGTTTGTACAAAACCGGTGACTTGGTAAAAATGTTACCCGATGGAAATATTGACTTTCTTGGTCGTATCGATCAACAGGTAAAAGTACGTGGTTTCAGAATTGAGTTAGGTGAGATTGAAGCATCAATCCATACAATCTTGGAATTGAAAGATTTGTATGTCACTGTGCGCGAAGACAATCCGGGTGATCACAGAATTACAGCATATACAGTTGGAGAAAATGAATACGATGTTGCTGAAGTAAAATCAAATCTGTTAAAATCTCTCCCTGAATATATGGTGCCCTCTTCTTTTATCAATCTTGAAGAAATGCCTTTAACTCCCAACGGTAAAATCGATAAAAAAGCATTACCGGCGCCTGAGCAGGACAGATCACAACTGAGTAAAAAATATGAAGCTCCCCGAAATGAAAACGAAGAGAAATTAGCTCTGATAGTATCAGAATTATTGCACACTGAAAAAGTGGGTATCCACGATAGTTTTTTTGAATTGGGTGGACACTCATTGCTGGCAACTCAGTTCGTATCACGAATTCGTGAAGAGTTTAAAGTTGAATTACCATTAAGAAAGCTTTTCGAATCCCCAACAATAATGGATATTTCTAACGCCTTGTTAAGCCCCGAAGCAATGAGAGCTGACGAAGATGAACCCCAAATAGAAGCTCTGGACCGCGGCGGAGATGATAATTTTGATGAGCTATTAGGTGAACTTGAAGGTTTGTCTGACGAGGAAGTACAGGCCTTACTCGATGCAGAAGAGGATGGTGATGAAGACAGGGAGGATAATGGCTGA